Proteins encoded in a region of the Variovorax sp. PAMC 28711 genome:
- a CDS encoding MotA/TolQ/ExbB proton channel family protein, with product MFAFDTILFELARLFLWPVTLGVLLSFVYAVYCLGAFGIEYLQRRRAPSRALVLGASAIGGQDQMELAVLKELEGVRLCSRVAPMLGLIATMIPMGPALVAVASGESQGVAQSLAPAFASVIVALAAASITFVVYTVRRRWLMRELVMVLDAQQVAA from the coding sequence ACCATCCTCTTCGAGCTGGCGCGCCTGTTCCTCTGGCCCGTCACGCTGGGCGTGCTGCTCTCGTTCGTCTACGCCGTGTACTGCCTCGGCGCTTTCGGCATCGAGTACTTGCAGCGGCGCCGTGCGCCATCGCGTGCGCTGGTGCTCGGCGCGAGCGCGATCGGTGGACAAGACCAGATGGAGCTCGCGGTGCTCAAGGAGCTCGAGGGCGTGCGGCTGTGCAGCCGCGTCGCGCCGATGCTCGGCCTCATCGCGACCATGATCCCGATGGGCCCGGCGCTGGTGGCCGTGGCCTCGGGTGAATCGCAGGGCGTGGCGCAAAGCCTGGCGCCAGCGTTCGCGAGCGTGATCGTGGCGCTGGCCGCCGCGTCGATCACCTTCGTCGTCTACACCGTGCGCCGCCGCTGGCTCATGCGCGAACTGGTGATGGTGCTCGACGCACAGCAGGTCGCGGCATGA
- a CDS encoding DUF2149 domain-containing protein, giving the protein MSKRQFSILNSLDTDDDDPVLSTINLIDVFMVVIGMLMIAVINNPMNPFAQDKLTIIRNEGQPDMEILQKDGQKITRFKASGASGEGDGEKAGTAYRMKDGTLVYVPATGKP; this is encoded by the coding sequence ATGAGCAAACGCCAGTTTTCCATCTTGAACAGCCTGGACACCGATGACGACGATCCGGTGCTCTCGACCATCAACCTGATCGACGTGTTCATGGTGGTCATCGGCATGCTGATGATCGCGGTGATCAACAACCCGATGAATCCGTTCGCGCAGGACAAGCTGACCATCATCCGCAACGAAGGCCAGCCCGACATGGAGATCCTGCAGAAGGACGGCCAGAAGATCACGCGCTTCAAGGCGAGCGGCGCCTCGGGCGAGGGCGATGGCGAGAAGGCCGGCACGGCCTACCGCATGAAGGACGGCACCCTGGTCTACGTGCCGGCCACCGGCAAACCGTGA